From a region of the Thermus caldilimi genome:
- a CDS encoding MarR family winged helix-turn-helix transcriptional regulator: MVWEVMGRIWRLQRALREEMEADLEALGLSGLEAWLLRVVDTHPYPSDAARRMGLPPPTVSHMLRRLEEKNFLERSLDNKDLRRFSFRLTEKGRSALRQAEGLMEAALRRRLARLKPEEIAHLLELLGKLEEA, from the coding sequence ATGGTATGGGAGGTGATGGGCCGAATTTGGCGTTTGCAACGGGCCTTGCGCGAGGAGATGGAGGCGGACCTCGAGGCCCTAGGGCTTTCCGGCCTCGAGGCCTGGTTGCTCCGGGTGGTGGATACTCATCCGTACCCCTCGGACGCCGCCCGGCGCATGGGCCTGCCCCCGCCCACCGTAAGCCACATGCTAAGGAGGCTTGAGGAAAAGAACTTTTTGGAGCGCTCCTTGGACAACAAGGACCTTCGCCGCTTCAGCTTTCGCCTCACGGAAAAGGGAAGGAGCGCCTTGCGGCAAGCAGAGGGGCTTATGGAGGCGGCGCTCAGGCGGCGCCTCGCCCGGCTTAAGCCGGAAGAAATAGCCCACTTGTTGGAGTTGCTGGGCAAGCTGGAGGAAGCATGA
- a CDS encoding acyl-CoA dehydrogenase family protein, translated as MRVRFYSQGEDHYKLDPDLKAILATFTPGLPQEELSAFGRLVGEEVLEVAHHVDQDAPPRLQMHDLDGNRIDRALLSPAQKALLEKLRPIIRPAYEGRGWPLHYAFGYLLADGGLYCILTITHQVAYALHKYAPEHEGVKRDLLYGPAFGATWMTEIQGGSDLGANRTVARREGNAYRLYQGDKYFASGAGLADYAIVTARPEGAPAGPKGLGLFLLPREVEGRLNFTVRRFKEKLATRAVPSGEVELEGSLAYPIGRLEEGIYYTLENLTVSRLANAAAAMGIAKKAHLEALFRVRRRTAFGKTLLQHDLIQHDLLEMRLRQVGGTALAFLAIQAFDQAWEERPPYSEGYHLARLLSHLAKGRTAEHASAITALAMELFGGLGFLEEYGVARWHREALITPIWEGPANIQALDMLEAILKKRAHEPLLAMLGESPRAQAEAHQVLKKLQEEGPWYAKEALRALADLVTAYALEKVAAEPFPELAELYARRFLKGETLPPSAQRPELYDPWSSLS; from the coding sequence ATGAGGGTGCGCTTTTACAGCCAAGGCGAAGATCACTATAAGCTTGACCCGGATCTGAAAGCGATATTAGCCACATTTACCCCCGGCCTCCCGCAGGAGGAGCTCTCCGCCTTCGGAAGGCTGGTGGGAGAGGAGGTTTTGGAGGTGGCCCACCACGTGGACCAGGATGCCCCACCCCGCCTGCAGATGCATGACCTGGATGGAAATCGCATAGATCGGGCCCTCCTCTCCCCTGCGCAAAAGGCTCTTTTGGAAAAGCTTCGCCCCATAATCCGCCCCGCCTATGAGGGCCGGGGCTGGCCCCTCCACTACGCTTTTGGGTACCTCCTGGCGGATGGAGGGCTTTACTGCATCCTCACCATCACCCACCAGGTGGCCTACGCCCTCCACAAGTACGCCCCCGAGCACGAAGGGGTGAAGCGGGATCTCCTTTACGGCCCGGCCTTCGGCGCCACCTGGATGACGGAAATCCAGGGAGGAAGCGACCTGGGAGCCAACCGCACCGTGGCCCGGCGGGAGGGAAACGCCTACCGCCTGTACCAGGGGGACAAGTACTTCGCCTCGGGGGCGGGCCTGGCCGATTACGCCATCGTCACCGCCAGGCCGGAGGGAGCCCCAGCCGGACCCAAGGGCCTTGGCCTCTTCCTCCTGCCCCGGGAGGTGGAGGGGAGGCTGAACTTTACCGTGCGCCGGTTTAAGGAGAAACTGGCCACCCGAGCGGTGCCCTCAGGGGAGGTGGAGCTCGAGGGAAGCCTGGCCTACCCCATCGGCAGGCTGGAGGAGGGCATTTACTACACCCTGGAAAACCTCACGGTGAGCCGGCTGGCCAATGCGGCCGCCGCCATGGGCATCGCTAAGAAAGCCCACCTCGAGGCCCTCTTCCGGGTGAGGAGACGGACTGCCTTCGGGAAAACCCTCCTCCAGCACGACCTCATTCAGCACGACCTCCTGGAGATGCGCCTGAGGCAGGTGGGAGGCACCGCCCTGGCCTTTCTGGCCATCCAGGCCTTTGACCAAGCCTGGGAGGAGCGGCCCCCCTACAGCGAGGGCTACCACCTGGCCCGCCTCCTCTCCCACCTGGCCAAGGGGCGCACCGCCGAACACGCCAGCGCCATCACCGCCTTGGCCATGGAGCTCTTCGGGGGCCTGGGCTTCCTGGAGGAATACGGGGTGGCCCGCTGGCACCGGGAAGCCCTCATCACCCCCATCTGGGAGGGCCCCGCCAACATCCAGGCCCTGGACATGCTGGAGGCCATCCTCAAGAAGCGCGCCCATGAGCCCCTCTTGGCCATGCTGGGGGAAAGCCCAAGGGCCCAGGCTGAAGCGCACCAGGTTCTCAAGAAACTGCAAGAGGAAGGGCCTTGGTACGCCAAGGAAGCCCTTAGGGCTTTGGCGGACCTGGTGACGGCCTACGCCTTGGAGAAGGTGGCCGCCGAACCCTTCCCCGAGCTTGCAGAGCTCTACGCCCGCCGCTTCCTTAAAGGGGAAACCCTTCCCCCCTCCGCCCAAAGGCCTGAGCTTTACGACCCATGGTCCAGCCTCTCGTAA